The following proteins come from a genomic window of Novosphingobium aromaticivorans DSM 12444:
- a CDS encoding cytochrome ubiquinol oxidase subunit I: MFAGLDPQGTALVLARMQFAFTVSFHFIFPAFSIGLASYLAVLEALWLKTGKALYLDLFRYWLKIFSVAFAMGVVSGLVMSYQFGTNWSVFSEKVGGVIGPLMAYEVLTAFFLEAGFLGVMLFGMNRVGKRLHFAATLMVAVGTFISAFWILSVNSWMQTPTGFEMGPNGEFLPGPSWAAIVFNPSFPYRLVHTVIAAYLTTAFVVGAVGAWHLLRDRANLHARKMFSMAMWMAALVAPVQVLVGDMHGLNTLEHQPAKVMAMEGHYQSHPDGAPLYLFGIPDDAAQKLDYAIAIPKASSLILKHDPNAPLAGLDTIAPDRRPPVWIVFWSFRIMVGLGFLMLGLGLWSLFARFRKRLYDWPMLHRMALLMGPSGFVAVIAGWVTTEVGRQPWTVYGLLTTAESVSPIAAPAVATSLLAFVVVYFAVFGVGTWYLLRLMHEVPHPHEPGPELEERAPIRSAGITPAQQQEGAA; the protein is encoded by the coding sequence ATGTTCGCAGGGCTTGATCCACAAGGAACCGCGCTGGTTCTCGCGCGAATGCAGTTCGCCTTCACGGTGAGCTTTCACTTCATCTTTCCGGCCTTTTCCATCGGCCTTGCCAGCTACCTCGCGGTGCTCGAAGCCTTGTGGCTGAAGACGGGCAAGGCGCTCTACCTCGACCTGTTCCGCTACTGGCTGAAGATATTCTCGGTGGCCTTCGCGATGGGCGTGGTTTCGGGTCTCGTCATGTCCTACCAGTTCGGCACCAACTGGTCGGTCTTCTCCGAAAAGGTGGGCGGCGTGATCGGGCCGCTGATGGCCTACGAGGTGCTCACCGCCTTCTTCCTCGAAGCCGGGTTCCTCGGCGTCATGCTGTTCGGCATGAACCGGGTGGGCAAGCGGCTCCACTTCGCCGCCACGCTGATGGTGGCCGTGGGCACTTTCATCTCGGCCTTCTGGATCCTCTCGGTCAATTCCTGGATGCAGACGCCGACTGGCTTCGAGATGGGGCCGAACGGCGAATTCCTGCCGGGGCCGAGCTGGGCCGCGATCGTTTTCAACCCCAGCTTTCCCTACCGCCTCGTCCACACCGTCATCGCCGCCTATCTGACCACCGCCTTCGTCGTCGGAGCGGTCGGCGCGTGGCACCTGCTGCGCGACCGGGCCAACCTCCACGCCCGCAAGATGTTCTCGATGGCCATGTGGATGGCGGCTCTGGTCGCGCCGGTGCAGGTGCTGGTGGGCGACATGCATGGCCTCAACACGCTCGAACACCAGCCCGCGAAGGTCATGGCGATGGAGGGGCACTACCAGTCCCACCCCGATGGCGCTCCGCTCTACCTGTTCGGCATTCCGGACGACGCGGCGCAGAAGCTCGACTACGCGATCGCCATCCCCAAGGCGTCGAGCCTCATCCTCAAGCACGATCCGAACGCGCCGCTAGCCGGCCTCGATACCATCGCGCCGGACCGGCGCCCGCCGGTATGGATCGTGTTCTGGTCCTTCCGCATCATGGTCGGCCTCGGCTTCCTCATGCTCGGCCTTGGCTTGTGGAGCCTGTTCGCCCGCTTCCGGAAGCGCCTCTACGACTGGCCCATGCTCCACCGGATGGCGCTGCTGATGGGGCCGTCGGGTTTCGTCGCGGTCATCGCCGGCTGGGTGACGACCGAGGTCGGCCGCCAGCCCTGGACCGTCTACGGACTCCTCACCACGGCTGAATCCGTCAGTCCCATTGCCGCGCCGGCGGTGGCCACCTCGCTTCTGGCGTTCGTCGTCGTCTACTTCGCGGTCTTCGGCGTCGGCACATGGTATCTCCTGCGCCTGATGCACGAAGTGCCGCACCCGCACGAGCCCGGCCCTGAACTCGAAGAGCGCGCGCCGATCCGTTCTGCCGGCATCACCCCCGCCCAGCAGCAGGAAGGAGCCGCGTGA
- the cydB gene encoding cytochrome d ubiquinol oxidase subunit II has protein sequence MIDLTVIWALIIAFAVLMYVVMDGFDLGIGILFPTFAPGQERDQAMNAIAPVWDGNETWLVLGGGGLFAAFPLAYAIILPATYPLIIAMLLGLVFRGVAFEFRWRDPRHRAFWDMAFFAGSLVAALAQGITLGALLQGIHVEGRAYAGGWLDWLSPYSLLTGVGVVAGYALLGSTWLAVKVEGSAEDKAYAHARRAAWATLALMAAVSLATPFLAGQYFQRWFTQPMIYWLAPVPLVTGAVAFALMRSLGARHTWRPFLLSLALFLLGMIGLGVSIWPWVVPQSISIWQAAAPHRSQVFMLVGVLAIMPLILGYTAWAYWVFRGKVGTHGYH, from the coding sequence ATGATCGACCTTACCGTGATCTGGGCGCTGATCATCGCCTTTGCCGTCCTGATGTACGTCGTGATGGATGGCTTCGACCTTGGCATCGGCATCCTCTTCCCCACATTCGCGCCGGGCCAGGAGCGCGACCAGGCGATGAACGCCATCGCCCCCGTCTGGGACGGCAACGAGACCTGGCTGGTGCTCGGCGGAGGTGGCCTGTTCGCTGCGTTCCCGCTTGCCTACGCGATCATCCTTCCCGCGACCTACCCCCTCATCATCGCCATGCTCCTGGGCCTCGTGTTCCGCGGCGTGGCGTTCGAGTTCCGCTGGCGTGACCCGCGCCACCGGGCGTTCTGGGACATGGCGTTCTTCGCTGGATCGCTCGTGGCCGCGCTGGCCCAAGGCATCACGCTGGGCGCGCTGTTGCAGGGCATCCACGTCGAAGGCCGCGCCTATGCCGGCGGCTGGCTCGACTGGCTCTCGCCCTATTCTCTGCTCACCGGGGTCGGCGTCGTCGCGGGCTATGCCCTGCTCGGGTCGACGTGGCTTGCGGTGAAGGTCGAAGGCAGCGCCGAGGACAAGGCCTACGCCCATGCGCGCCGCGCGGCCTGGGCGACGCTGGCCCTGATGGCCGCCGTCAGCCTCGCGACCCCGTTTCTCGCTGGTCAATACTTCCAGCGCTGGTTCACCCAGCCGATGATCTACTGGCTTGCTCCGGTGCCGCTGGTCACCGGGGCCGTTGCCTTCGCGCTGATGCGCTCGCTCGGTGCGCGGCATACGTGGCGGCCCTTCCTGCTCTCGCTGGCGCTGTTCCTGCTTGGCATGATCGGTCTCGGCGTCTCGATCTGGCCGTGGGTCGTGCCGCAGAGCATCTCGATATGGCAGGCCGCTGCGCCCCATCGCAGCCAGGTGTTCATGCTCGTTGGCGTCCTCGCCATTATGCCGCTGATCCTGGGGTATACCGCGTGGGCCTATTGGGTGTTTCGCGGCAAGGTCGGAACGCATGGCTATCATTGA
- a CDS encoding isocitrate lyase, producing MTYHSKIVEAGKAIAPFSQTWDGIEPESVARMRLQNRFHTGLDIARYTAKIMRADMAAYDADPANYTQSLGCWHGFIGQQKMISIKKHFGTTKGRYLYLSGWMVAALRSEFGPLPDQSMHEKTSVPALIEELYTFLKQADARELGMLFRDLDAAKAAGDAVNTHRLLHKIDEFETHVVPIIADIDAGFGNAEATYLLAKKFIEAGACCIQIENQVSDEKQCGHQDGKVTVPHEDFLAKIRAVRYAFMELGVDDGVIVARTDSLGAGLTKQIAFVKEPGDIGDQYNSFLDCEEVDAANLGHGDVLISRDGKLMRPRRLPSNLYQFRAGTGEDRCVLDCITSLQNGADLLWIETEKPHIGQIGGMVDRIREVIPNAKLVYNNSPSFNWTLNFRQQVFDAWQAEGRDTSAYDRAKLMSVDYDGTELGVEADERIRTFQRDAAAQAGIFHHLITLPTYHTAALSTDNLAKRYFGEEGMLGYVKQVQREEIRQGIACVKHQNMAGSDIGDDHKEYFAGEAALKAGGAHNTMNQFAA from the coding sequence ATGACCTACCACAGCAAGATCGTCGAGGCCGGCAAGGCCATCGCGCCTTTCAGCCAGACCTGGGACGGCATCGAGCCCGAGAGCGTGGCCCGCATGCGCCTGCAGAACCGCTTCCACACCGGCCTCGACATCGCGCGCTACACCGCGAAGATCATGCGTGCCGACATGGCTGCTTACGATGCCGACCCGGCGAACTACACCCAGTCGCTCGGCTGCTGGCACGGTTTCATCGGCCAGCAGAAGATGATCTCCATCAAGAAGCACTTCGGCACGACCAAGGGGCGCTACCTCTACCTTTCGGGCTGGATGGTCGCAGCGCTGCGCAGCGAATTCGGTCCGCTGCCCGACCAGTCGATGCACGAGAAGACCAGCGTTCCCGCGCTGATCGAGGAACTCTACACCTTCCTCAAGCAGGCTGACGCCCGCGAACTCGGCATGCTGTTCCGCGATCTCGATGCCGCCAAGGCTGCCGGCGATGCGGTCAACACCCACCGCCTGCTGCACAAGATCGACGAGTTCGAAACGCACGTGGTTCCGATCATCGCAGACATCGACGCAGGTTTTGGCAATGCCGAGGCGACCTACCTGCTCGCCAAGAAGTTCATCGAAGCGGGCGCCTGCTGCATCCAGATCGAGAACCAGGTCTCGGACGAAAAGCAGTGCGGCCACCAGGACGGCAAGGTCACCGTTCCGCACGAGGACTTCCTCGCGAAGATCCGCGCGGTCCGTTACGCCTTCATGGAACTGGGCGTCGATGACGGCGTGATCGTTGCCCGCACCGACTCGCTGGGCGCTGGCCTGACCAAGCAGATCGCCTTTGTGAAGGAGCCGGGTGACATCGGCGACCAGTACAACAGCTTCCTCGATTGCGAGGAAGTCGATGCGGCCAACCTTGGCCATGGCGATGTGCTGATCAGCCGCGACGGCAAGCTGATGCGTCCCAGGCGCCTGCCTTCGAACCTGTACCAGTTCCGTGCCGGGACGGGCGAAGACCGCTGCGTGCTCGATTGCATCACCTCGCTCCAGAACGGCGCGGACCTGCTGTGGATCGAAACCGAAAAGCCGCACATCGGCCAGATCGGCGGCATGGTCGACCGCATCCGCGAAGTGATCCCGAATGCCAAGCTGGTCTACAACAACAGCCCCTCGTTCAACTGGACGCTCAACTTCCGCCAGCAGGTCTTCGATGCCTGGCAAGCCGAAGGCCGCGACACGAGCGCCTACGACCGTGCCAAGCTGATGAGCGTGGACTATGACGGCACCGAACTGGGCGTGGAAGCCGACGAGCGCATCCGCACCTTCCAGCGCGATGCTGCGGCTCAGGCCGGTATCTTCCACCACCTGATCACGCTGCCGACCTACCACACCGCGGCGCTCAGCACGGACAACCTCGCCAAGCGCTACTTCGGCGAAGAGGGCATGCTCGGCTACGTCAAGCAGGTCCAGCGCGAGGAAATCCGCCAGGGCATCGCTTGCGTGAAGCACCAGAACATGGCCGGCTCCGACATCGGCGACGATCACAAGGAATACTTCGCCGGTGAGGCCGCGCTCAAGGCGGGCGGCGCCCACAACACGATGAACCAGTTCGCCGCCTGA
- a CDS encoding GNAT family N-acetyltransferase — translation MSKIIPLADVDPALIEAVLDQAFEPERHKRTAYKVREGTQWLPNLSFAALDDEDMLAGTIQCWPVALTDAEGRAHPMIMVGPVAVLPHLQGEGFGKALMTASLTAIDPRAPLPQVLIGDPEYYERFFGFSNAHTAGWKLPGPFEQRRLLCRTANPAVLPQEGMLGPWRR, via the coding sequence TTGTCCAAGATCATTCCGCTTGCCGATGTCGATCCCGCCCTGATCGAGGCCGTCCTCGACCAGGCGTTCGAGCCGGAGCGGCACAAGCGAACCGCCTACAAGGTGCGCGAAGGGACGCAGTGGCTGCCGAACCTTTCGTTCGCGGCGCTTGACGACGAAGACATGCTGGCCGGCACGATCCAGTGCTGGCCCGTCGCGCTGACCGACGCAGAAGGACGCGCGCATCCGATGATAATGGTCGGCCCGGTCGCCGTGCTGCCGCATCTCCAGGGCGAAGGCTTCGGCAAGGCGCTGATGACCGCCAGCCTTACCGCGATCGATCCGCGCGCGCCCTTGCCGCAAGTCCTGATCGGCGACCCTGAATACTACGAGCGCTTCTTCGGCTTCTCGAACGCGCATACCGCCGGGTGGAAACTGCCCGGCCCGTTCGAGCAGCGCCGCCTGCTGTGTCGCACCGCCAATCCGGCAGTTCTGCCGCAAGAGGGCATGTTGGGCCCTTGGCGGCGCTGA
- a CDS encoding NUDIX hydrolase, translating to MSLHDRLTRLYVEGHRTPAQDLYEDWRPLPEHGLRPAAVLIAVTDRAGHADGPGVLLIHRPSHMRAHPGQAAFPGGKLDPGETPVEAALREAYEELGIRPEDVKVIGETDRFRTGTGYDITPVLAMVPPDLSLSPNPAEVADWFEPPLGFVLDPARHARKPAEYNGRKGHYIEIMWNEHRIWGVTAAIISNLSKRMAWKDAADD from the coding sequence GTGAGCCTGCACGATCGCCTGACCAGGCTCTATGTCGAGGGGCACCGCACCCCGGCGCAGGACCTTTACGAAGACTGGCGCCCCTTGCCCGAACACGGCCTGCGTCCCGCTGCCGTGCTGATCGCGGTGACCGACCGTGCCGGTCATGCCGATGGACCCGGCGTGCTGCTGATCCATCGCCCGTCGCACATGCGTGCCCATCCCGGACAGGCTGCCTTTCCGGGCGGAAAGCTCGATCCTGGCGAGACCCCGGTCGAGGCGGCCCTTCGCGAGGCATACGAGGAACTTGGCATCCGCCCCGAGGACGTGAAGGTGATCGGCGAGACCGACCGCTTCCGCACCGGCACCGGCTATGACATCACGCCGGTGCTCGCCATGGTCCCGCCCGACCTTTCGCTGTCGCCCAATCCCGCGGAAGTGGCGGACTGGTTCGAGCCGCCGCTCGGCTTTGTGCTGGACCCCGCACGGCACGCGCGAAAACCCGCCGAATACAATGGCCGAAAAGGCCACTACATCGAGATCATGTGGAACGAGCATCGCATCTGGGGCGTCACCGCCGCGATCATCTCCAACCTTTCGAAGCGCATGGCCTGGAAGGACGCGGCCGATGACTGA
- a CDS encoding DUF1285 domain-containing protein produces the protein MPYVPPPELASLSLAEIAAQVAARKLPPLSQWTPQESGNSEMRIAADGRWYHQGGEIRRPAMVRAFSSLLMRDENGQHWLVTPFQRLSIEVDDAAFIATDMQARTDPEGRPALTFRLNSDDIVICGPEHRLRVGGTADLPAFYLAVRHGTEARLNRSTYVQLIEHALAGHGDELVVESLGQRFGLVPQP, from the coding sequence GTGCCCTACGTTCCGCCCCCCGAACTTGCCTCGCTGAGCCTGGCCGAGATTGCCGCGCAGGTTGCCGCGCGCAAGCTGCCCCCGCTGAGCCAGTGGACGCCGCAGGAAAGCGGCAACAGCGAAATGCGCATTGCCGCCGACGGGCGCTGGTACCACCAGGGCGGGGAAATCCGTCGCCCCGCAATGGTCCGCGCCTTCTCGTCGCTGTTGATGCGCGACGAGAACGGGCAGCATTGGCTGGTCACGCCGTTCCAGCGCCTGTCCATCGAAGTCGACGACGCCGCGTTCATCGCCACGGACATGCAGGCAAGGACCGACCCCGAGGGCCGCCCCGCCCTCACCTTCCGGCTCAACAGCGACGACATCGTCATCTGCGGACCGGAGCACCGCTTGCGCGTAGGCGGCACCGCCGACCTTCCCGCCTTCTACCTGGCGGTCCGCCATGGCACCGAAGCCCGGCTCAACCGCAGTACATATGTGCAACTGATCGAACATGCACTGGCCGGGCATGGCGACGAACTGGTCGTCGAAAGTCTCGGGCAGCGCTTCGGGCTGGTACCGCAGCCGTGA
- a CDS encoding DUF2474 domain-containing protein, whose product MAIIDPRLDGAEQAQARPLWQRLAWMAAIWLGSVLALGVVAMLIRYWLSSPQS is encoded by the coding sequence ATGGCTATCATTGACCCGCGCCTCGATGGGGCGGAGCAGGCGCAGGCCCGCCCCTTGTGGCAGCGCCTTGCGTGGATGGCCGCGATCTGGCTCGGCAGCGTGCTTGCGCTTGGCGTGGTCGCCATGTTGATCCGCTATTGGCTCAGCTCTCCGCAAAGCTGA
- a CDS encoding CCA tRNA nucleotidyltransferase encodes MTDRLPKADWTARDDLAALVAALDPDSQGNCRWVGGVVRDTILGLPAKDIDMATTLPPDETAARLSTAGIKSVPTGIAHGTVTAVLPGGPVEITTLRRDVSTDGRHATVSFSTDWRDDAARRDFTINALYADPRTLEVFDYHGGLADLAARRVRFIGDARQRIREDYLRILRYFRFQARFGSIPADTEAESAVSELAAGLKGLSRERVGWELMNLLGLPDPAPTMRRMAELGVLAQVLPETAADGLDALEALIGNEQSARADAVAIRRLAALLPADRHLAELVAARLRLSAAQRKRLATVAAPSGADGDARALAYRIGIEEARDRLLIAGRPVAALDGWQAPALPLKGGEIVARGVTAGPEVARTLRAVEDQWISEGFPDGARVSAILDQVLGHTSAPRD; translated from the coding sequence ATGACTGACCGGTTGCCCAAGGCCGACTGGACCGCCCGGGACGACCTCGCGGCCCTCGTAGCTGCGCTCGATCCAGACTCGCAGGGCAACTGCCGCTGGGTGGGCGGCGTCGTGCGAGACACGATCCTGGGCCTGCCCGCCAAGGACATCGACATGGCAACGACGTTGCCGCCGGACGAGACTGCCGCGCGACTTTCCACCGCAGGCATCAAATCCGTGCCGACCGGGATCGCCCACGGCACGGTGACCGCCGTGCTGCCGGGCGGACCGGTGGAGATCACCACGTTGCGCCGCGATGTCAGCACCGACGGACGCCATGCCACGGTGAGCTTTTCGACCGACTGGCGCGATGACGCCGCGCGCCGCGATTTCACGATCAACGCGCTCTATGCCGACCCGCGCACTCTGGAGGTGTTCGACTACCATGGCGGCCTGGCCGATCTTGCCGCGCGGCGCGTGCGCTTCATCGGCGATGCCCGCCAGCGCATCCGCGAAGACTACCTGCGCATCCTTCGCTACTTCCGCTTCCAGGCACGGTTCGGGTCGATACCCGCCGATACCGAGGCGGAAAGCGCCGTTTCGGAACTGGCTGCGGGCCTGAAGGGGCTTTCCCGCGAACGCGTGGGCTGGGAGCTGATGAACCTTCTCGGCCTGCCCGACCCGGCACCAACCATGCGCCGCATGGCCGAACTGGGCGTTTTGGCGCAGGTGCTGCCGGAGACTGCCGCAGATGGCCTTGATGCGCTTGAGGCGCTGATCGGCAATGAGCAGTCCGCCAGAGCAGATGCGGTGGCGATCCGGCGGCTAGCAGCGCTGCTTCCCGCCGACCGGCATTTGGCGGAACTGGTCGCGGCGCGATTGAGGCTTTCGGCCGCACAGCGCAAGCGCCTCGCAACGGTCGCGGCGCCTTCCGGTGCGGACGGCGATGCGCGGGCCCTTGCCTACCGCATCGGGATCGAGGAAGCACGCGACCGACTGCTGATTGCCGGAAGGCCCGTTGCCGCACTTGATGGATGGCAGGCCCCCGCCTTGCCACTGAAGGGCGGAGAGATCGTGGCCCGCGGGGTCACGGCCGGGCCGGAGGTTGCGCGAACGCTGCGTGCGGTCGAAGACCAGTGGATCAGCGAAGGCTTCCCTGACGGCGCAAGAGTTTCCGCAATCCTCGATCAAGTCCTGGGACATACCAGCGCACCACGCGACTGA
- a CDS encoding J domain-containing protein encodes MARSTRSNDWGFPRWRGYGSGRDAAPVRLCDRAGCEERGDCPAPKSPNNPDRWYFCEKHAAEYNQGWNYFEGLDKEEAERREAEERGEAAGFRQASWAEWGGSGDGTRSRDELRALEVLGLDPDADFEAVKKAWRTRAKEVHPDVRPGDKAAAEQFQKLQVSYEVLRAAEERREWKG; translated from the coding sequence ATGGCGCGGTCCACACGTTCGAATGACTGGGGTTTTCCCCGCTGGCGCGGCTACGGCAGTGGCCGGGACGCTGCGCCCGTGCGCCTTTGCGACCGCGCAGGGTGCGAGGAGCGAGGCGATTGCCCTGCGCCCAAGTCGCCCAACAATCCGGACCGCTGGTACTTCTGCGAAAAGCACGCCGCCGAATACAACCAGGGCTGGAACTATTTCGAAGGCCTCGACAAGGAAGAGGCAGAGCGCCGCGAGGCCGAAGAGCGCGGCGAGGCGGCCGGTTTCCGTCAGGCGTCATGGGCGGAATGGGGCGGTTCGGGCGACGGTACGCGCAGCCGCGACGAACTGCGCGCGCTGGAAGTTCTCGGCCTTGATCCGGATGCCGATTTCGAGGCGGTGAAGAAGGCCTGGCGGACCAGGGCCAAGGAAGTTCACCCCGACGTCCGCCCCGGCGACAAGGCTGCGGCGGAGCAGTTCCAGAAGCTGCAAGTGTCTTACGAAGTCTTGCGCGCGGCGGAAGAACGCCGCGAATGGAAGGGGTGA
- a CDS encoding helix-turn-helix domain-containing protein: MASRPLYLGPRLKRIRRELGLTQQAMAEELGISPSYIALIERNQRPLTADLLLRLARAYKLDMADLAADERDDYARRLSDALRDPIFSDIDLPALEVADVAASFPGVTEAMLRLYGAWQREQQALAEQRNAGPGTSASDPIGEARRFVAARRNYFPTIDSRAEELASEIDKAGGPQEWLRKQGVRVRFLPPDVMMDAVRRYDRHNEQLLIDDTLPLSSRVWQLLQHIAYTAIRSEIAAVIRGESFASQTAANLVRRALASYAAAAIAMPYDRFARAVDARRYDIEALSGQFGTSFEQVAHRLTTLNRPGQERVPFFFIRVDSAGNVSKRLDGAGFPFAAHGGGCPLWSVHDTFRTPGQIVTQWLELPDGQRFFSLARTVTSGGGGFDRPRMTRAIALACAAEHAPRLVYAAGGDPRAVAATPIGVTCRLCHRAQCTARAEPPIGREILPDDYRRGAEPFSFAES; this comes from the coding sequence ATGGCTTCCCGACCGCTCTATCTCGGCCCCCGGCTGAAGCGCATCCGGCGCGAACTGGGACTTACCCAGCAGGCCATGGCGGAGGAGCTGGGGATTTCGCCCAGTTACATCGCGCTGATCGAACGAAACCAGCGACCGCTGACCGCCGACCTTCTGCTGCGCCTGGCGCGGGCCTACAAACTGGACATGGCAGACCTCGCCGCGGACGAACGCGACGACTATGCGCGGCGTCTTTCCGATGCACTGCGCGATCCGATCTTCTCGGACATCGACCTGCCGGCGCTGGAAGTGGCCGACGTCGCCGCGAGCTTTCCCGGCGTGACCGAGGCAATGTTGCGGCTTTACGGTGCATGGCAGCGCGAACAGCAGGCGTTGGCCGAACAGCGCAACGCCGGGCCGGGCACGAGCGCAAGCGACCCGATCGGCGAAGCGCGGCGGTTCGTGGCCGCGCGGCGCAACTACTTCCCGACCATAGATTCGCGGGCAGAGGAACTGGCGTCGGAAATCGACAAAGCGGGCGGGCCGCAGGAATGGCTCCGCAAGCAGGGCGTGCGCGTGCGCTTCCTGCCGCCCGACGTGATGATGGACGCGGTGCGGCGCTATGACCGGCACAACGAGCAACTGCTGATCGACGACACGCTGCCACTGTCCAGCCGCGTCTGGCAGTTGCTGCAACACATCGCCTACACCGCGATACGCTCAGAGATCGCGGCGGTGATCCGGGGGGAAAGCTTTGCCAGCCAGACCGCTGCGAACCTCGTGCGCAGGGCGCTGGCGAGCTATGCCGCAGCGGCCATCGCCATGCCTTATGACCGGTTTGCGCGAGCCGTGGATGCGAGGCGGTACGACATCGAGGCGCTGTCCGGCCAGTTCGGCACCAGTTTCGAGCAGGTGGCGCACCGGCTGACGACGCTCAACCGCCCGGGGCAGGAGCGAGTGCCGTTCTTCTTCATACGGGTCGATTCGGCGGGCAACGTGTCCAAGCGGCTCGACGGTGCCGGCTTCCCGTTCGCGGCGCATGGCGGCGGTTGCCCGCTGTGGAGCGTGCACGACACCTTCCGCACGCCGGGGCAGATCGTCACGCAATGGCTTGAACTGCCCGACGGACAGCGCTTCTTCTCGCTTGCGCGCACGGTGACGTCTGGCGGCGGCGGTTTCGACCGTCCGAGGATGACGAGGGCCATCGCGCTGGCCTGTGCAGCCGAACACGCCCCGAGGCTGGTCTATGCGGCGGGGGGCGATCCAAGGGCGGTTGCGGCAACGCCGATCGGAGTGACCTGCCGCCTATGCCACCGCGCCCAGTGCACTGCACGCGCCGAACCTCCCATCGGACGCGAGATCCTACCCGACGACTATCGGCGTGGGGCCGAGCCGTTCAGCTTTGCGGAGAGCTGA
- a CDS encoding phytanoyl-CoA dioxygenase family protein, giving the protein MEGVSVAQIERFGPEQATEAAQALARDGVVTFDRLFDPGLVASLGRELRRVVPGAYDETARQPVDYLSVGDHRINGLVPIGKGLSRALDLLLHPTLEAFFCEALGDAWVYESFGVISSFPGATLQHLHSDDTFLFAGSENDGKLPAFALTIAIPLVEVNEVNGGTEFLLGTHRCKSGKSYPGVPVSSPLAPGDCMIWDFMVRHRGRPNVSNAARPMFYITACRPFWIDSANFRFGAQKLVIQPELVWSLPPEKRKRLKRFKPMPGLRTGLGAISRVVRWYVPGLDRGLRKLLRRQGSLR; this is encoded by the coding sequence ATGGAAGGGGTGAGCGTGGCGCAGATCGAGCGCTTCGGACCGGAACAGGCAACCGAGGCGGCGCAGGCATTGGCCCGCGATGGCGTTGTTACCTTCGATCGTCTGTTCGACCCGGGCCTTGTAGCCAGCCTTGGCAGGGAATTGCGGCGCGTCGTTCCCGGCGCCTATGACGAGACCGCCCGCCAACCCGTCGATTATCTCAGCGTCGGCGATCACCGGATCAACGGCCTTGTTCCCATCGGCAAGGGCCTTTCGCGCGCCCTCGACCTGCTTCTTCACCCGACGCTCGAGGCATTCTTTTGCGAGGCGCTGGGCGATGCGTGGGTCTATGAATCGTTTGGCGTGATCAGCTCGTTTCCCGGCGCCACGCTGCAGCATCTCCATTCGGACGACACGTTCCTGTTCGCGGGTAGCGAAAATGACGGGAAGCTCCCTGCCTTTGCGCTGACCATCGCAATCCCTCTCGTTGAAGTGAACGAGGTCAATGGCGGCACGGAGTTCCTGCTTGGAACGCATCGCTGCAAGTCGGGAAAGAGCTACCCCGGCGTTCCGGTCTCCAGCCCGCTTGCCCCCGGTGACTGCATGATCTGGGATTTCATGGTTCGTCATCGCGGGCGCCCCAATGTCAGCAACGCCGCGCGCCCGATGTTCTATATCACCGCCTGCCGCCCGTTCTGGATCGACAGCGCGAACTTTCGGTTCGGCGCGCAGAAGCTGGTGATCCAGCCCGAGCTCGTCTGGTCGCTGCCCCCGGAAAAGCGCAAAAGACTGAAGCGCTTCAAGCCAATGCCTGGCCTGCGCACGGGTCTTGGCGCGATCAGTCGCGTGGTGCGCTGGTATGTCCCAGGACTTGATCGAGGATTGCGGAAACTCTTGCGCCGTCAGGGAAGCCTTCGCTGA